A window of the Gossypium arboreum isolate Shixiya-1 chromosome 2, ASM2569848v2, whole genome shotgun sequence genome harbors these coding sequences:
- the LOC108467152 gene encoding protein NLP2-like yields the protein MEGDGAVPSDFSPNSTFVDAAMDLDLMDELLFEGCWLETNDDFNFMQPAPSTSNDLNKSSTVPSNANLHQMHQGETERSVSPPRDGSAVGNASSLLQPGTFIVQGTELGSRWWIGPSAESGSSLSVKERLMQAIGYLKESTKDRDLLIQIWVPVNREGKHVLTTEGQPYSLNSNCKSLEIFRDVSKSYNFPAEEDTKESVGLPGRVFLEKLPEWTPDVRFFRSEEYPRISFAEKYNVGGSLALPVFERANGTCLGVVEIVTTIQKSNYRPELEHVCKALEAVDLRSSPNFTPPNVEACNELYQAALPEIAEVLRSVCKTYKLPLALTWAPCLNQGKSGCRHSYENFYHCVSTVDAACFVADEEFSEFLEACSEHHMFRGQGVVGRAFTTNKQCFATDITAFSKTNYPLSHHARMFGLRGAVAIPLQSIFTGLVEFVLELFLPKDCHDSEAQKQMLNSLSSFMQQACQSLHVVVDKMLEEEVILPVKEVVVASDGRSDNEETQFTVSSAKENSPEESSWIAHMMEAQQKGKGVSVSWEYQKEEPKEEFKVTTHWEDTQLELHDKEVLSDFQQLHQNAESNASVEGGGGDSSSSGGRGVLPSKRAGEKRRTKMEKTISLEVLRQYFAGSLKDAAKSIGVCPTTLKRICRHHGITRWPSRKIKKVGHSLRKLQLVIDSVQGAKGAIQIGSFYSSFPELSSPNLSGNGPSSSLKISGHSKPSEPQLENCMFSQGAAAPKSPSSSCSRSSGSSTCCSMGVKQHSTSISALCSSDGLIVEDPGGALKRARSDAELHSLNQEEPKLLARSQSHKTLGELPPLETQPGPKTGGQNLRTGGAFRVKATFGEVKIRFSLQPSWGFRDVQQEIAKRFKIEDVSRMCLKYLDDDNEWVLLTCDADLEECRDIYKSSQSHTIKISLHQASHPNLGSSFGSSAPL from the exons ATGGAAGGCGATGGTGCTGTTCCCAGTGACTTTTCGCCCAATTCTACCTTTGTGGATGCTGCCATGGATTTGGACCTTATGGATGAACTCTTGTTTGAAGGGTGCTGGTTAGAGACTAATGATGATTTCAACTTTATGCAGCCTGCTCCTTCTACGTCTAATGATCTCAATAAGTCTAGTACTGTTCCTTCTAATGCAAACTTACATCAAATGCATCAAGGGGAGACCGAAAGATCAGTTTCTCCCCCTCGTGATGGGTCGGCTGTTGGGAATGCTTCATCATTGTTACAACCTGGAACTTTTATAGTTCAAGGCACTGAGTTGGGCAGTAGATGGTGGATAGGACCAAGCGCAGAATCCGGTTCTTCTTTATCCGTGAAAGAGAGACTAATGCAGGCTATTGGATATTTGAAGGAATCTACAAAAGATAGGGACCTCCTTATTCAAATCTGGGTGCCTGTAAACAGAGAAGGCAAACATGTTCTTACTACTGAAGGCCAGCCATACTCTCTCAATTCGAATTGCAAGAGTCTCGAAATCTTTAGAGATGTTTCTAAATCCTATAACTTCCCGGCCGAGGAGGATACAAAGGAATCAGTGGGGTTGCCTGGCCGTGTATTCTTGGAGAAGTTGCCTGAGTGGACACCCGATGTTCGTTTCTTCAGAAGTGAGGAATATCCACGTATTAGCTTTGCAGAGAAGTACAATGTTGGAGGATCTCTTGCTCTTCCTGTTTTCGAGCGAGCAAACGGAACATGTTTGGGTGTTGTTGAGATTGTCACAACTATTCAAAAGAGCAATTATCGTCCCGAACTTGAGCACGTCTGCAAAGCTCTTGAG GCTGTTGATCTAAGGAGCTCTCCCAACTTCACTCCTCCTAATGTCGAG GCTTGTAACGAGTTGTATCAAGCTGCATTGCCTGAGATAGCCGAGGTTCTAAGATCTGTTTGCAAGACATATAAACTGCCTTTGGCTCTGACATGGGCTCCATGCCTGAATCAAGGTAAAAGTGGATGCCGACATTCTTATGAGAACTTTTATCATTGTGTCTCCACCGTGGATGCTGCTTGCTTCGTAGCTGATGAAGAATTTTCAGAATTCCTTGAGGCATGCTCGGAGCACCACATGTTCAGAGGCCAAGGTGTAGTTGGTAGAGCATTCACGACAAACAAACAATGCTTTGCAACTGATATAACAGCCTTCAGCAAGACAAATTATCCTCTCTCTCACCATGCTAGGATGTTTGGATTACGTGGTGCTGTAGCTATTCCACTACAAAGCATTTTTACTGGATTGGTTGAATTTGTTTTGGAGTTGTTCTTACCAAAAGATTGCCATGACAGTGAAGCACAAAAGCAGATGCTGAACTCATTGAGCAGTTTTATGCAGCAGGCTTGCCAGAGCTTGCATGTAGTTGTGGACAAGATGCTGGAGGAAGAAGTGATCCTGCCTGTTAAGGAAGTTGTAGTTGCATCGGACGGAAGATCAGACAATGAAGAAACTCAATTTACGGTTTCTTCTGCAAAAGAGAACTCTCCGGAAGAGTCATCGTGGATTGCCCACATGATGGAGGCTCAACAGAAGGGTAAAGGTGTTTCTGTCTCGTGGGAATATCAAAAGGAAGAACCAAAAGAAGAGTTTAAGGTGACAACTCATTGGGAAGACACTCAATTAGAGTTACATGATAAGGAGGTACTTTCGGATTTTCAGCAGCTTCATCAAAACGCTGAAAGCAATGCTAGTGTTGAGGGAGGTGGGGGTGACTCCAGTTCTTCTGGTGGGCGTGGCGTTTTACCCAGTAAAAGAGCAGGTGAGAAGAGACGAACCAAGATGGAGAAGACAATCAGCTTGGAGGTTCTTCGACAATACTTTGCAGGGAGTCTTAAAGATGCTGCCAAGAGTATCGGTG TGTGCCCTACTACTTTGAAAAGGATATGCAGGCACCATGGGATCACTCGATGGCCTTCTCGGAAAATTAAGAAGGTAGGCCACTCTTTAAGGAAACTCCAACTTGTGATTGATTCAGTCCAAGGTGCTAAGGGTGCCATTCAAATAGGGTCGTTTTACTCAAGCTTCCCGGAACTTAGCTCACCAAACCTTTCTGGTAATGGCCCTTCTTCGTCTTTGAAGATCAGTGGGCATTCAAAGCCATCTGAACCTCAACTTGAGAACTGCATGTTCAGCCAAGGAGCTGCTGCTCCGAAGTCTCCATCTTCTTCATGCAGCCGGAGCTCTGGTTCAAGTACCTGTTGTTCCATGGGAGTGAAACAGCATAGTACGAGTATCAGTGCATTATGTAGTTCAGATGGGTTGATAGTGGAAGACCCTGGTGGAGCACTAAAGAGAGCTCGTAGTGATGCTGAATTGCACTCGTTGAATCAAGAGGAGCCTAAGCTGCTAGCAAGATCCCAAAGCCATAAAACATTGGGTGAGCTTCCACCTTTGGAGACACAACCAGGGCCAAAAACTGGTGGCCAGAATCTACGAACCGGGGGTGCCTTCAGAGTAAAAGCAACATTTGGTGAAGTTAAAATAAGGTTCAGCTTGCAACCGAGTTGGGGTTTTAGAGATGTGCAACAAGAGATTGCAAAGCGATTCAAAATCGAAGATGTCAGCAGAATGTGTCTCAAGTACTTGGACGATGATAACGAGTGGGTGCTTTTGACGTGTGATGCTGACCTTGAGGAGTGTAGAGATATATACAAATCATCTCAAAGCCACACAATCAAAATCTCCCTCCATCAAGCTTCTCATCCGAATCTAGGAAGTTCATTTGGTAGCAGTGCCCCATTATAA